From a region of the Candidatus Azobacteroides pseudotrichonymphae genomovar. CFP2 genome:
- a CDS encoding helix-turn-helix transcriptional regulator produces the protein MNDEIGNRIKILMGKENISPQSFANEIGITPGGLNHILTGRNKPRYDILLKIVEKYKAISLEWLILGNLPMYKREKATFAPIKELAPPNTDFSKLPEINESKNIKERTIVNKSEKFPSVGEFSMFESIEEIRVYFKNKTYLVLKPEK, from the coding sequence ATGAACGATGAAATAGGAAATAGAATTAAAATACTAATGGGAAAAGAAAACATTAGTCCTCAATCATTTGCTAATGAAATAGGAATTACTCCTGGAGGATTAAATCATATTTTAACAGGAAGGAATAAACCACGATATGACATCTTATTAAAAATTGTTGAAAAATACAAGGCTATTAGTTTAGAATGGCTAATATTAGGTAATCTTCCTATGTATAAAAGGGAAAAAGCAACTTTTGCCCCTATAAAAGAGCTAGCTCCGCCTAATACAGATTTTAGTAAACTACCTGAAATAAATGAATCGAAAAATATCAAAGAAAGGACAATAGTAAATAAATCAGAGAAATTCCCCTCTGTAGGAGAGTTTTCAATGTTCGAATCTATTGAAGAAATAAGAGTTTATTTCAAAAATAAAACCTATTTAGTACTAAAGCCAGAAAAATAA
- a CDS encoding dihydroorotate dehydrogenase electron transfer subunit yields the protein MNRYISDWRIQENILLNDNFFLLKLISGRLLPEILPGQFAQIRVKDTENVFLRRPISIHYIDKKNNELWLLIQIVGKGTSRLSEMQPNGHLNLIYPLGNGFTIPSNLIKSKEVLLIGGGVGIAPLLYLGSYLKERGFKLTFLLGAKTENGLPQLSEFRKVGMVYITTENGELGEKGVVTDHSLLSRAYADFIYSCGPKPMMMAVARYAKQHDIFCEVSLENHMACGIGVCLCCIEKTQKGNTCVCQEGPVFNINQLKWQI from the coding sequence GTGAATAGATACATATCGGATTGGAGAATACAAGAAAATATACTCTTAAACGATAATTTTTTTTTATTAAAATTAATTTCAGGGAGACTTTTGCCAGAAATTTTACCTGGTCAATTTGCTCAAATCAGAGTGAAAGATACGGAAAATGTATTTTTACGCAGGCCTATTTCAATTCATTATATAGATAAGAAAAACAATGAACTTTGGTTATTGATTCAAATCGTAGGGAAAGGGACCAGTAGACTATCTGAGATGCAGCCAAATGGACATTTAAATTTAATTTATCCATTAGGAAATGGATTTACTATTCCTTCCAATTTGATCAAAAGTAAAGAGGTACTTTTGATTGGTGGGGGAGTGGGTATTGCCCCTTTGTTGTATTTGGGTTCCTATTTGAAAGAACGAGGTTTTAAACTCACCTTCTTGTTGGGGGCGAAAACAGAAAACGGCCTACCTCAGTTATCTGAATTTCGAAAGGTTGGAATGGTATACATTACTACTGAAAATGGAGAGTTGGGAGAAAAAGGGGTTGTAACCGATCATTCCTTATTGTCTAGAGCATACGCTGATTTTATCTATTCTTGTGGTCCTAAACCAATGATGATGGCTGTAGCTCGATACGCTAAACAACACGATATATTTTGTGAAGTTTCTCTTGAAAATCATATGGCTTGTGGAATCGGAGTTTGCCTTTGTTGCATCGAAAAGACACAAAAAGGAAATACTTGTGTATGTCAAGAGGGTCCGGTATTTAATATAAATCAATTGAAATGGCAGATTTAA
- a CDS encoding dihydroorotate dehydrogenase encodes MADLNINIGKLKFKNPVLAASGTFGYGIEYSDFVDLSKIGGIFTKGITLYHREGNDYPRMAETSSGMLNAVGLQNRGVTYFIKNIYPKVKNIETNIMVNISGSTIEDCVSCAEKINELDKIPAIELNISCPNMKQGGMAFGTNCSNASEIVNAVRKVYHKILIVKLSPNVTDITEIAKAVEIAGADAVSLINTLIGMAIDIKIKKPILSTVTGGLSGPCIKPIALRMVYQTYKIVKIPIIGLGGISNSDDAIEFILAGASAIQVGTYNFIDPTISTKIVDGINAYLDKYHLLSIKELVGELL; translated from the coding sequence ATGGCAGATTTAAATATCAATATAGGTAAGTTAAAATTCAAAAATCCAGTATTGGCAGCATCCGGAACATTTGGTTATGGAATAGAATACTCAGACTTTGTGGATTTGTCGAAAATTGGTGGAATATTTACAAAAGGAATAACTCTTTACCATAGAGAAGGTAATGATTATCCAAGAATGGCTGAAACATCTTCTGGGATGTTAAATGCCGTAGGTTTGCAAAATAGAGGAGTAACCTATTTTATTAAAAATATTTATCCGAAAGTTAAGAATATAGAGACTAATATAATGGTTAATATCAGTGGTTCAACTATTGAAGATTGTGTTTCTTGTGCAGAAAAAATTAATGAATTAGACAAAATTCCTGCTATTGAATTAAATATCTCTTGTCCTAATATGAAACAAGGAGGAATGGCTTTTGGAACTAATTGTTCCAATGCTTCGGAGATTGTTAATGCCGTTAGAAAAGTATATCACAAAATATTGATTGTTAAACTATCTCCCAATGTAACCGATATCACCGAAATTGCAAAAGCTGTCGAGATAGCAGGAGCCGATGCTGTTTCTTTAATCAATACTTTAATAGGAATGGCAATTGATATTAAAATTAAGAAACCAATCTTGTCTACGGTTACAGGAGGGTTATCTGGTCCTTGTATTAAACCGATTGCTTTACGCATGGTTTATCAAACTTATAAGATTGTGAAGATTCCTATTATTGGTTTAGGGGGAATATCCAATTCAGACGACGCTATTGAATTTATTTTAGCGGGCGCCAGTGCTATCCAGGTAGGCACTTACAATTTTATTGATCCTACGATTTCTACAAAAATAGTGGATGGAATCAATGCATACTTAGACAAATATCATCTTCTATCAATAAAGGAATTGGTAGGAGAATTGCTTTAA
- the ffh gene encoding signal recognition particle protein, producing the protein MFENLTDKLERSLKLLKGEGKITEINVAETLKDIRKSLLDADVNYKIAKSFTNTVKEKALGQNVLGSIKPGELMVKIVHDELSNLMGSNASELNLSNKLSIILISGLQGSGKTTFCSKLAKMLKDKKNKNPLLVADDIYRPAAIDQLKILGKQIDVTVYSELNNKSSIQIAQSAIKQAKQDKNDVVIIDTAGRLAVDQRMMEEIASIKKAINPDEILFVVDSMTGQDAVNTAKEFNNRLDFSGIVLTKLDGDTRGGAALSIRAVVNKPIKFVSRGEKMESIDIFHPKRMADRILGMGDIVSLVEKAQEQYNEGLARRLKKRIAKNQFDFDDFLIQIQQIKKMGNLRDLISMLPGMGKMVKEIDVDDNAFKKIEEIIYSMTPTERANPSILNSSRKSRIAKGSGKKISEVNQLLKQFEQIRKMMKTMTIQKSLNKTFRRK; encoded by the coding sequence ATGTTTGAAAATTTAACCGATAAGTTGGAACGATCTTTAAAATTGTTGAAGGGCGAAGGGAAAATTACTGAAATCAATGTTGCTGAAACACTCAAAGATATTCGCAAATCGTTATTGGACGCAGATGTCAATTATAAAATAGCCAAATCATTTACCAATACTGTCAAGGAAAAAGCACTAGGACAAAATGTACTTGGATCAATAAAACCTGGTGAATTGATGGTTAAAATTGTTCATGATGAATTATCCAATTTGATGGGAAGTAATGCTTCCGAATTAAATTTATCCAATAAACTGTCAATTATTTTAATTTCCGGTTTACAGGGTTCTGGTAAAACAACTTTTTGTAGCAAATTAGCCAAAATGTTGAAGGATAAAAAGAATAAAAATCCTCTTTTAGTTGCTGACGATATTTATCGTCCAGCTGCAATTGACCAATTAAAGATTTTAGGTAAACAAATTGATGTGACTGTTTATTCAGAGCTTAACAATAAAAGCTCTATACAAATTGCTCAAAGTGCTATTAAACAAGCAAAACAAGATAAGAATGATGTGGTCATCATAGATACAGCGGGACGCTTGGCTGTAGACCAACGGATGATGGAAGAGATTGCATCTATTAAAAAAGCTATCAATCCTGATGAAATCTTGTTTGTGGTGGATTCTATGACTGGACAGGATGCTGTAAATACAGCAAAAGAGTTTAATAATCGCTTGGATTTTAGTGGAATTGTTCTTACTAAATTGGATGGAGATACGAGGGGAGGAGCAGCTTTATCCATCCGTGCAGTTGTTAATAAACCCATCAAATTTGTAAGTAGAGGAGAAAAAATGGAATCAATTGATATTTTTCATCCCAAACGTATGGCTGACCGAATCTTGGGCATGGGAGATATTGTTTCTCTTGTAGAGAAAGCTCAAGAACAATATAATGAAGGACTTGCCAGACGTTTGAAGAAAAGGATAGCTAAAAATCAGTTCGACTTTGATGATTTTCTTATCCAAATACAGCAAATTAAAAAAATGGGTAATTTAAGAGATTTGATTTCTATGCTTCCGGGCATGGGTAAAATGGTAAAAGAGATAGATGTTGATGACAATGCTTTCAAAAAGATTGAAGAAATTATTTATTCCATGACACCTACCGAAAGGGCTAATCCGTCTATCTTAAATAGTAGTCGAAAGTCACGTATAGCAAAAGGCAGTGGGAAAAAAATATCGGAAGTAAATCAGCTACTCAAGCAATTCGAGCAAATTCGGAAAATGATGAAAACAATGACTATTCAAAAATCATTGAATAAAACGTTCCGTCGCAAATAA
- the pheT gene encoding phenylalanine--tRNA ligase subunit beta codes for MNISFNWLKEYLSFDLSPNQLADILTSIGLETNNIKEVEIIKGGLKGLIIGQVLTCENHPNSDHLYITTVDLGMDRPQQIVCGASNVAIGQKVIVAPVGTTLYSGGKIFTIKKSKIRGIESNGMICAEDEIGIGEAHNGIVVLPETIKIGIPASEYYQLKNDYVLEINITPNRIDAASHYGVARDLAAYLSFHHSPSVAHRFNVDSFKIEDKSPIITVKVEDILACPRYTGVTIKNVQVKESPNWLKRRLKAIGVRSINNVVDITNYILHETGQPIHAFDLKAIKGNKIFVKTLPKGTTFVTLDGIERRLSSEDLMICNEEIGMCIGGVLGGLDSGVTMSTKNIFLESASFNPTYIRRTARFHGLNTDASFRFERGTDSNNTLYALKRAALLIKDIAGGIIVGEIQDIYPNKVTNKIVELDIRKANSLIGKNISEKDIETIFDGLEIVILNKKNYVWSLSIPSYRVDVTRDVDVIEEILRIYGYNNVEMKEEIKSTLSFQTSTDRKYELQNIISEQLAGSGFNEILNNSLTSSTYYESLTFFSKKKCIPLYNPLSSDLDIMRQTLLFGGLESIEYNCNHKNSDLKFYEFGNVYFHFPVNGNDCLTSTKEEFHLALWIIGNSIVGNWVCTTEKSSIYELKSYTENILFRLGIPSRKIVYILCDNDIFSSGLFIKTLLGKQLGILGILQKSICKKFSINTEVYFAELNWDLLIGEIEDIRIKQTDIPKFPFVKRDLSLLLDTNVLFAEIEKIAYQIDKKILKEIRLFDVYEGGNLPEGKKSYAVSFILQDQKKTLDDKQIENLMNCIQKKLEEKLNAQLRWF; via the coding sequence ATGAATATTTCATTTAATTGGTTAAAAGAGTATCTTTCGTTTGACCTGTCTCCTAATCAGTTAGCCGACATTTTGACTTCTATTGGTCTGGAAACAAATAATATAAAAGAAGTAGAAATCATCAAGGGTGGATTAAAAGGATTGATTATCGGACAAGTACTTACATGTGAAAATCATCCTAATTCCGACCATTTATATATTACAACTGTTGATTTAGGCATGGATAGACCTCAACAAATTGTATGTGGAGCATCTAATGTAGCTATTGGCCAGAAGGTGATAGTAGCACCTGTGGGTACAACTTTATATTCTGGAGGCAAAATTTTCACAATCAAAAAATCAAAAATTAGAGGGATTGAATCTAATGGAATGATTTGTGCCGAGGATGAAATAGGTATTGGAGAAGCTCATAATGGTATTGTTGTGCTTCCAGAGACTATTAAAATTGGTATTCCAGCAAGCGAATATTATCAATTGAAGAATGATTATGTTTTAGAAATAAATATTACCCCTAATCGTATAGATGCAGCTTCTCATTATGGAGTTGCCCGTGATTTGGCTGCTTATTTATCCTTTCATCATTCCCCATCTGTTGCTCATCGCTTTAATGTTGATTCTTTCAAAATAGAAGATAAATCACCAATAATTACTGTTAAAGTTGAAGATATTTTGGCATGTCCCCGTTATACGGGAGTGACTATTAAAAATGTGCAAGTAAAAGAAAGTCCTAATTGGTTAAAAAGACGTTTGAAGGCTATTGGAGTACGCTCTATCAATAATGTAGTAGATATTACCAATTATATTTTGCACGAAACAGGTCAACCTATTCATGCTTTTGATTTGAAAGCGATAAAGGGCAATAAAATTTTTGTTAAAACATTGCCAAAAGGAACGACTTTTGTGACATTAGATGGTATAGAAAGACGACTTTCTAGTGAAGACTTGATGATTTGTAATGAAGAAATAGGTATGTGTATTGGTGGAGTACTTGGAGGATTGGATTCCGGTGTGACGATGTCTACAAAAAATATATTTCTTGAATCGGCCTCTTTCAATCCAACTTACATTCGCAGAACTGCTCGCTTTCATGGGTTGAATACAGATGCTTCGTTTCGTTTTGAGCGTGGTACCGATTCTAACAATACTTTATATGCATTGAAGCGGGCTGCACTGTTAATTAAAGATATTGCAGGTGGAATTATCGTAGGAGAAATACAAGATATTTATCCAAATAAGGTTACAAATAAAATAGTAGAACTAGATATTCGCAAGGCCAATAGTCTAATAGGGAAAAACATATCTGAAAAAGATATAGAAACCATTTTTGATGGTCTTGAGATAGTCATTTTAAATAAAAAAAACTATGTATGGTCATTAAGTATTCCTAGCTATCGTGTGGACGTTACGCGTGATGTAGATGTTATTGAGGAGATTCTTCGTATCTATGGATACAACAATGTAGAAATGAAAGAAGAAATAAAATCTACGCTTTCCTTCCAAACTTCTACCGATAGAAAATACGAATTACAGAATATTATATCAGAGCAACTTGCAGGTAGTGGCTTCAATGAAATTTTAAATAATTCACTTACTTCCAGTACTTACTATGAAAGTTTAACTTTTTTTTCAAAAAAAAAATGCATACCACTGTATAATCCGTTGAGTTCCGATTTGGATATAATGCGTCAAACATTGTTGTTTGGAGGGTTAGAATCTATTGAATACAATTGCAATCATAAAAATTCAGATTTGAAATTCTACGAATTTGGCAATGTTTATTTCCATTTCCCAGTAAATGGGAACGATTGTTTGACTTCTACTAAAGAAGAATTTCATTTAGCTTTATGGATCATAGGTAATTCTATAGTTGGTAATTGGGTATGCACGACGGAGAAATCTTCTATTTACGAATTGAAATCATACACAGAAAATATTCTGTTTCGTTTGGGGATTCCCTCAAGAAAAATTGTTTACATTTTGTGTGACAATGATATTTTTTCGTCCGGTTTATTTATTAAAACATTATTAGGTAAGCAATTAGGAATTTTAGGAATTTTGCAAAAAAGCATTTGTAAAAAGTTTTCTATCAATACAGAAGTTTATTTTGCTGAGTTGAACTGGGATTTGTTGATAGGGGAGATTGAGGATATACGTATAAAGCAGACTGATATACCTAAATTTCCATTTGTGAAAAGAGATTTGTCATTATTACTCGATACAAATGTTCTTTTTGCAGAGATTGAAAAAATCGCTTATCAAATAGATAAGAAAATTCTAAAAGAAATAAGGTTATTTGATGTATATGAAGGGGGGAATCTACCTGAAGGAAAAAAGTCATATGCTGTAAGTTTTATTTTGCAAGATCAGAAAAAAACATTAGATGACAAACAAATAGAAAATTTAATGAACTGTATCCAAAAAAAATTGGAAGAAAAACTTAATGCACAATTAAGGTGGTTCTAA
- the gpmI gene encoding 2,3-bisphosphoglycerate-independent phosphoglycerate mutase — protein MAKKKVLLVILDGWGCGDHTQKDVIYSTTTPYWDYLLENYPNSQLQASGEDVGLPSGQMGNSEVGHLNIGAGRIVHQDLVRINTAIQNNSILENLSIQKAYSYAKENNKQVHLMGLVSNGGVHSSLRHLFKLIDISKFYDLYKVFVHCFLDGRDTDPKSGIGFIKKLEAHLRQTSGQIASVIGRYYAMDRDKRWERIREAYNLLVRGIGTPTENLIKSIEQFYLEGITDEFMKPLVCIKKGKPVAMIEKGDVVLFFNYRNDRAKELTVVFSQQDMPEQGMTTIPDLQYFTMTPYDPTFKNIHILFDKENLNNTLGEFLSNSGLKQLRIAETEKYAHVTFFFNGGREVPYKNEKRILVDSPKVATYDLKPEMSAYEIKDRLIESIQSQQFDFIVVNYANGDMVGHTGIYKAIEKTVIVVDECLKDTIETAKSNGYNSIVIADHGNADYALNNDGTPNTAHSLNPVPFIFISENKNAIVESGKLADVAPSILHILGLKKPQEMTGKNLVKTE, from the coding sequence ATGGCAAAAAAGAAAGTGCTATTAGTTATCCTTGATGGTTGGGGATGTGGTGATCATACTCAAAAGGATGTGATATACAGCACAACAACTCCCTATTGGGATTACTTGCTGGAAAATTACCCTAATTCTCAACTTCAAGCATCTGGCGAAGATGTAGGTTTACCTTCTGGACAAATGGGAAATTCGGAAGTAGGTCATCTAAATATCGGTGCCGGACGTATAGTTCATCAAGATTTGGTAAGAATTAATACTGCAATACAGAATAATTCCATATTAGAAAATCTTTCCATCCAGAAAGCATATTCGTATGCAAAAGAAAATAATAAGCAAGTCCACTTAATGGGTCTAGTTTCTAATGGTGGAGTTCATAGTAGCTTGAGACATTTATTCAAATTGATAGATATCAGCAAGTTTTATGATTTATATAAAGTTTTTGTGCATTGCTTTTTAGACGGAAGAGATACAGATCCCAAAAGTGGAATTGGATTTATTAAAAAATTAGAGGCTCATTTACGGCAGACTTCCGGACAGATTGCGTCTGTTATAGGACGTTATTATGCTATGGACAGAGATAAACGTTGGGAAAGAATAAGGGAAGCATATAATTTATTAGTGAGGGGAATAGGAACTCCTACCGAAAATTTAATAAAATCTATAGAACAATTCTATTTAGAAGGTATAACGGACGAATTTATGAAACCTCTTGTTTGTATAAAAAAAGGGAAGCCTGTTGCTATGATAGAAAAAGGGGATGTAGTTCTTTTCTTTAATTACCGGAATGATCGAGCCAAAGAACTAACCGTTGTCTTTAGTCAGCAGGATATGCCTGAGCAAGGGATGACAACTATCCCTGATCTTCAATACTTTACAATGACTCCTTATGATCCTACTTTTAAGAATATCCATATTCTTTTTGATAAGGAAAATTTAAATAATACTTTAGGTGAATTTCTTTCTAATTCTGGATTAAAACAACTTCGTATTGCAGAAACAGAAAAATACGCACATGTTACTTTCTTTTTCAATGGAGGTAGAGAAGTGCCGTATAAAAATGAAAAACGTATTCTGGTAGATTCTCCTAAGGTGGCTACTTACGATTTAAAGCCAGAAATGTCAGCTTACGAAATTAAGGATAGATTGATAGAATCTATTCAATCTCAACAATTTGATTTTATTGTGGTCAACTATGCCAATGGTGATATGGTTGGGCATACAGGTATTTATAAAGCTATTGAAAAAACTGTAATAGTTGTAGATGAATGCTTGAAAGACACTATTGAAACTGCTAAATCTAATGGGTACAATTCCATTGTAATTGCTGATCATGGAAATGCCGATTATGCTTTAAATAACGATGGGACTCCCAACACTGCTCATTCACTAAACCCAGTACCATTTATTTTTATATCCGAAAATAAAAATGCAATAGTGGAATCAGGCAAATTAGCTGATGTAGCTCCTTCTATTCTTCATATTTTGGGTCTAAAAAAACCTCAAGAGATGACAGGAAAAAATTTGGTAAAAACAGAATGA
- the gltA gene encoding NADPH-dependent glutamate synthase has product MIDKEYLRSQRKESWRESLQKSMKNKERISIQRVKMRELNTNYRIHNYDEVNIGLSLEQALLESKRCLDCLDPQCITGCPVEINIPKFIKNIERNNILEAAKVLKQTSALPAVCGRVCPQEKQCESKCVYLKTKGEPVAIGYLERFASDFERENSSLSVPEISKNNGIKIAVVGSGPAGLSFAGDMAKLGYEITVFEALHEIGGVLKYGIPEFRLPNRIVDLEINVLKKMGVRFIKNIIVGKTISYQDLHDEDYKGIFVAGGAGLPNFMNISGENLSGILSSNEYLTRVNLMGANRKEADTPIFLGKNVAVIGGGNTAIDSVRTARRLGAEKAIIIYRRSEEEMPARIEEVKHAKEEGVIFMNLYNPTEYIGNEKGRVKQIVLQRMILGEPDISGRRKPSAIPNSTKILDVDVVIVAIGVSPNPLIPNSFKGLNVSRLGTITVRQDTLQTDLSDVYAGGDIIRGGATVILAMGDGRKAASSMHRAFNLEKIKQN; this is encoded by the coding sequence ATGATTGATAAGGAATATTTAAGATCTCAACGGAAGGAATCTTGGAGAGAAAGCTTACAAAAGAGTATGAAAAATAAAGAACGCATTAGTATTCAACGCGTTAAAATGAGAGAACTGAATACAAACTACAGAATCCATAATTACGATGAGGTAAATATAGGATTGTCATTAGAACAAGCATTGTTGGAATCTAAACGTTGTTTAGATTGCCTTGATCCACAATGTATAACAGGTTGTCCTGTAGAAATCAATATTCCAAAATTCATTAAAAACATTGAGCGAAACAATATATTAGAAGCTGCTAAGGTATTAAAACAAACTTCTGCTCTGCCAGCAGTTTGTGGTAGGGTTTGTCCTCAGGAGAAACAATGTGAAAGTAAATGTGTTTATCTAAAAACTAAAGGGGAGCCAGTAGCTATTGGCTATTTGGAACGATTTGCCTCCGATTTTGAACGAGAAAACAGTTCATTATCTGTTCCTGAAATTTCTAAGAATAATGGAATTAAAATCGCTGTAGTTGGTTCAGGTCCTGCGGGATTATCCTTTGCAGGAGATATGGCTAAATTAGGATATGAAATAACCGTCTTTGAAGCTTTGCACGAAATAGGTGGTGTGTTAAAATATGGTATACCTGAATTTCGTTTACCCAATCGGATCGTAGATTTAGAGATCAATGTGCTAAAAAAAATGGGTGTTCGATTTATCAAAAATATAATTGTTGGTAAGACAATTTCATATCAAGATTTGCATGATGAGGATTATAAAGGAATTTTTGTCGCCGGAGGTGCCGGATTACCTAATTTTATGAATATCTCAGGAGAAAATCTTTCAGGAATTTTATCTTCTAACGAATATTTGACTCGTGTTAATTTAATGGGCGCTAATCGGAAAGAAGCCGATACTCCCATTTTTTTAGGTAAAAATGTGGCAGTTATTGGTGGAGGAAATACAGCGATAGATTCCGTAAGAACAGCTAGGCGCTTAGGTGCAGAAAAAGCTATAATTATTTATCGTCGTTCGGAAGAGGAAATGCCAGCACGTATAGAAGAGGTAAAACACGCCAAAGAAGAAGGAGTTATTTTTATGAACCTTTACAATCCAACTGAATATATCGGAAACGAGAAGGGACGAGTAAAACAAATAGTGCTCCAACGAATGATATTGGGAGAGCCAGATATTTCTGGTAGAAGAAAACCATCAGCAATTCCTAATTCAACTAAAATTTTGGATGTTGATGTAGTTATTGTAGCTATTGGTGTTTCTCCAAATCCACTTATTCCTAATTCCTTTAAAGGACTGAATGTAAGCAGATTGGGAACAATTACTGTGCGCCAAGACACCTTGCAAACTGACTTATCCGATGTTTACGCTGGCGGTGATATAATAAGGGGTGGTGCGACTGTAATTTTAGCAATGGGAGATGGACGCAAGGCAGCATCCTCAATGCATAGAGCTTTTAATTTAGAAAAAATAAAACAGAATTAA
- a CDS encoding sulfide/dihydroorotate dehydrogenase-like FAD/NAD-binding protein — MNRIVKKEILSENVVKLEVEAPLIAKTRKAGHFVIVKIGKNGERIPLTVASANVQKGTITIVIQKVGKSSKKICALNKGDKITDLVGPLGKATHIDNFGSIVCACGGVGAAPMLPIVEAMKKAGNKITTVLAARTKELIILEKEIRQFSDEVIIITDDGSYGTKGLVTNGVEAIIRKEKIDLCITIGPAIMMKFVSLLTKRYDIPTVASLNTIMVDGTGMCGACRVSVGGETKFVCVDGPEFDAHKVNFDEMIMRLNAYN, encoded by the coding sequence ATGAATAGAATTGTCAAAAAAGAAATTCTCTCCGAAAACGTAGTTAAGTTGGAAGTGGAAGCTCCTTTAATTGCTAAAACGAGGAAAGCAGGACATTTTGTAATTGTGAAAATAGGTAAAAATGGAGAACGTATTCCATTGACTGTCGCAAGTGCAAATGTTCAAAAGGGTACAATTACTATAGTTATTCAGAAGGTAGGGAAATCATCTAAAAAAATCTGTGCTCTGAATAAAGGAGATAAAATTACCGATCTGGTGGGTCCATTAGGTAAAGCAACTCACATTGACAATTTTGGGTCGATTGTTTGTGCTTGTGGAGGAGTTGGAGCCGCTCCCATGCTACCAATTGTAGAAGCAATGAAAAAGGCAGGAAATAAAATAACTACTGTTTTGGCTGCACGAACTAAAGAATTAATTATTTTGGAAAAAGAAATTAGGCAGTTTTCGGATGAAGTGATCATAATAACAGATGACGGTTCATATGGAACAAAAGGACTTGTAACCAATGGTGTGGAAGCGATTATCAGGAAAGAAAAAATAGATTTATGTATAACAATTGGACCCGCTATTATGATGAAGTTTGTTTCTCTTTTGACAAAGAGGTATGATATTCCTACGGTTGCTTCCTTGAATACTATTATGGTAGATGGAACAGGAATGTGTGGTGCGTGTCGAGTTTCAGTAGGAGGAGAAACTAAATTTGTATGTGTGGATGGTCCTGAATTTGATGCTCACAAGGTTAATTTTGATGAAATGATAATGCGTTTAAACGCTTACAATTAA
- the miaA gene encoding tRNA (adenosine(37)-N6)-dimethylallyltransferase MiaA: MRSLIVVLGPTAVGKTKVAIFLAKYFQSPIISVDSRQLYKELPIGTAAPSIVELNQVKHYFVASLSVTDYYNASKFEKEAIALISNLHQKYQTIIACGGSMLYLDALCRGIDEIPTIDPKLRMNILSVYRKEGIDSILRQLRTHDPTFYNLVDLKNHKRVIHALEICLMTGKPYSQLRCGNVKKRSFNIIKIGLNRERQELYNRISIRVDKMIENGLLEEARRVYPYHHFNSLNTVGYKELFQFFDGKYTLDFAIEKIKRNTRIYSRKQIAWFKKDKEINWFYPNNIDEFETSCLLDTISHKSILLT, translated from the coding sequence ATGAGAAGTTTAATAGTAGTGTTAGGTCCTACTGCCGTAGGCAAAACAAAGGTGGCTATCTTTTTAGCAAAATATTTTCAATCACCTATTATTTCTGTAGACTCCCGGCAGCTTTACAAAGAATTGCCTATTGGAACAGCAGCTCCTTCTATTGTAGAATTAAATCAAGTAAAACATTATTTTGTAGCCAGCCTTTCTGTTACCGATTATTATAATGCAAGCAAATTCGAAAAAGAAGCAATAGCTCTCATTTCCAATCTTCATCAGAAATATCAAACAATCATTGCCTGTGGAGGTTCTATGCTATATCTTGATGCTCTTTGCCGAGGTATAGATGAAATTCCAACAATAGATCCCAAGTTACGTATGAATATTCTTTCTGTCTACAGGAAAGAAGGAATAGATTCAATTCTCCGACAATTAAGGACTCATGACCCCACTTTTTATAATTTGGTAGATTTGAAAAATCATAAAAGAGTAATTCATGCTTTAGAAATTTGTTTGATGACAGGAAAACCTTATTCTCAACTTCGATGTGGAAATGTTAAAAAACGCTCATTCAATATCATCAAAATCGGGTTAAATAGAGAGCGTCAAGAATTATATAATAGAATTAGTATCCGTGTAGATAAAATGATAGAAAACGGACTTCTCGAAGAAGCCCGTAGAGTTTATCCTTATCATCATTTTAATTCTTTAAATACAGTTGGATATAAAGAACTTTTTCAATTTTTTGATGGAAAATACACTTTGGATTTTGCCATCGAAAAAATTAAACGAAATACAAGAATTTATTCTCGCAAACAAATAGCATGGTTTAAGAAAGACAAAGAAATCAATTGGTTTTATCCAAACAACATTGATGAATTTGAAACTAGCTGTTTACTTGATACCATTTCGCATAAATCCATTTTACTTACTTAA